The DNA region GTGAATCACAAAGGGAGGGGTATTAGTAGGAAATAAATATAATGAGAAATAGATTCCCAAAAGTTACACACTATTATGCTCTTTTTTCCTTTAAACACTTAAACTTAATTCCAATCCAATACTTCTCAGTTTATAGAAGGAATGTGATAATTGAaccttagaattttttttagtcaCATTTCATGAGATTTGtggatggattttttttttaatttaatatagaTATTTACCTTATTCAAAAGATATACAAGGTAATTACAtcaaaatatcataatacatgtatgacaatCAAATGTTGGTAAATCCAAAAATCATATTACATTAGACAATAAATGCGTTTGTAATTATTGAGTGAGGAGTACGTacaatactgtagattcctaattaaaggggcatggtcacgattttgatcaatatctatttttaggtttttattatttacgatgctttagaaatgcatttctaaagatcaaaaaaaaattgagagccattcgtagagttataagcgagaAACAGGACTTACGATTCTTTGTCaggtaaacaaggctcgtgccctgtttttgtttatatattaaggttcaatataccagtaaaaatctttttccagcttacttgtcaatctttttatttattttaagcatagataaacagttcctaacgtttagcacattcattttaggtttaaacctgacatttttaattcaacgttcaaaatgtaaacaaacactttgtttacatagctaAGAATTTCAAGCTCCGTAATTCACtcataactcaacaaatgacactcaaatttcagctgcctattaaaaatgcctttctgaagcattgtaaatattaaaattgaaaaaataatttttgaccaaaatcgtgaccatgcacctttaaacacgaaaaaattaatttctgtgtaaaattgCGTGAAGCACatctcgcagattttaaaatcttgcttttccTTTCAAACagatgaaaagaaaaagaaactctGATGAAAATTCTGcgtttgtgattttatattctcacgatTTGAAGCAAAACAGATGACTCATGGAATGAAGGGctcgtgtaaaataaggaatctgcAGTACATGCTAATCAGGTACTACTAATTGCATTTTACCTTAGCATGGGCACTAGATTATTGTAATTGTTGACTATATGCAATGATATATACTTGTACTATGATACACAAATAATCACATTCTATATTTGTCTCTTTTTTGCATACTTCTTCATGCACAGTGAAATCTATTCTATTCACTCTGCTCTATGACTTCTGGGAGTGACAAGTCATGCTTTTATTGTTAGTAATATAGTGTACAATTATCAAAGCCCAAAAGAACCAAATTTTaaccaacaaaaaataattaatgctaCATACATGCATAGAAGAAAcccaatatatataaatgaagaGGCACTGTATAGACTaaatacatagaaatatatatgttcCCATATTGCACCATGCAATACATCTAAGCTAGATTTAAGACCTTGTTGTGTTTTTTCTGTGGGTTCTTCTGATAAAACGGGTTCATTGGTCTCATTAGTTGGTTCCTTCCCTTCTCCTGCCTCTGTATCCTCCTCaccttcttaattttttttattaagaaattaaagCACAAAGTTCAATAAATTTGAACTGATTGATAAACATGGATGTTTTACACATGATTAGTATAAAATCTTTTGACAAGGGGAATCTTCTACATTTTGAGAATTGTGAAGAggtatcaattttcaattttaattgaatGAGACTTTCacctttaaattttcaatatgacTTCTGGTcagttttacaattaaaaattatcttcatgATTGTTAATTAACCAACCTgtatttatcttaaacatgtgtgtgtgtgtgtgtgtatatatatatcatgtatctataaaaatatcatcctttgattaaaaaaataaaaataaaatattctacttttttaattatcataaatATGGAGATGACAATGAATGAaagagaatattttaaaagtggTAACTTACATGTGGGGGGAATTTACACAAGTTACGCGGTAAGCTTTTAATCAGGTAAAATACCTCTGCATatggttaaaaatttaaaactttattgtGTACATTACAAATCCGCTCATTTATTACCCACGCATCTTGTTAGACAAAGAAATTGCATATTTTATAAACCGGTAATCCACCAGCGTAAATAACCACTATAACAGTATCCTTTGTAAACTTCAAGCATTGGACACAAATCAAATGCTAAACTTCATTGCATTGAGAATTTTAGATCTTTCGTTTTAAAGTTAGCAACACAACCTAAAATAAAATTGCAGCTAGATCGATCACtgcaaacaaatgaattaaggtctataccaaaagaaaaaaaaaatattcacctTTCTTCTCTTGTTGCTCTGGGACATCCTCAGCTGTAAAAAGATATCAGATTTcaagattaaataaataataattatgtttttgattGATTGACAAAGTCtgagttttcattttattaacattaatttgCATAATTGAAATAAGCGTGTATGTCATTTattgttatgataaagttttttcaattattcagaatgaaaattattctttatatattgCATAAGTTGACAATCCATGAGGTAGAtaatttttagatatatatgataaataagataaaaacaccaaaaaagtatataaataattcaaattaatcctcaaaaataattttggaaaggtaaataTGAACTCTTGAGTATTAGAATTGTGTAAGAACAACTAAAATAAATCAGAAAATGTACTTattaagtaaaagaaaaaaactaaagaaattattatatgaaaatctaTAGAATCATGCACACTACTTTTAATGAATACTAAAGGTATATGTAGCCAGTGATTCAAATCTAAAACACGAAAACTGGAGTgcaggaataaaaaaaatacataatagaCACGTAATTCTTCTATGAAGCAAAAAGGAAGTAGACATTTGTTCACCTAATCTTAACAGTATGCATAAAATATGCATTGCACATATCCCAGTGCACATAAATAAACTTTATGCAGTATATTCAAAAATCTGTTAAACCAATTAATTTACCAGTatgtaaaacataattataagaaaAGAACAATTTGAAAACTATTTTTACCCTCAGGATCATTAAAGAGTATCAATTAAAAACCAGGTTATATGAACcccatatttttaatattttatatttgaatgataGTTCTGCGGAATTTCTAATGGTGAACGAACAAAAATCTACAGTGCAAAGAACTTGAGAGAGAGAAGGCAGGTATAAACTATAAGTAGAGAATAAAATCAGAAACCATCATTAAGCAATTCCACTCCAATCCAAGAATTATTAAATTCGTGAACGGATAAAACACTACCCTCAGTGGCAATCATGTCGACGATCGGTTTATATTTAATGCCTGCTTACAAAAATGGTCACTTCCATAACATCccaagttgttttttttttccctcagaagcaatttatgtatttttacaCATCCATGCaaacaaatcttttaaaatgaataacacATAATAGGGAATTTAATTGGCTTAAATTAACAAGATGATtcttagggttttttttattgctgtgCAACTATTTCAAACACTGATTATTGGACGGGAAGGATCcctattaaaattcaaatttcatctttgttcctttaaaaaaaaaacccttatgTCACCCTCTATATCTCTTCATTACTAATATTTACGTAGGAGGCCTTAAACCCATGTAATATATCGAGTGCAGTAATATTTCTAAAAGTAATACATATACTAAGTAACtgaattatttcattaatttatgtaaaaattccacTAAATTTTTCATTCCCCAATGTTTTGGTGTTTGTTTATTTCAGTTCgatcaaaatcagtttaatggCTTACCACAGATAACCTGCTAGTAGTTTATTTTTCTACAACAAAATCTCAGCGTGTATAATTATTCATATGAAGGTAGCATTAAAAGTTTACTCTTTTCAATTGACATAATGTATTAATTTCATGTCTATAATGAAGTCTTAAaagcaaatatttataaaaattctaaaattgaCTCTATAAAAAAGTTGATCCAGCTCAACTTGAAGCAGAATACAACAGAATAACAATAAATAGGAAGAagctgtgaatttttttttcagaaatgccATTTATCATCATTGAATATTtgcatgaaagaaaaatatatctatTGAACTTCAAGAATTAAGCTGCAAATGTACCAGTAGCAGAATAATTAAAAGGCGAAAAGTTTCAATCAAGATGGATTATTTGCTTAGCTTAATAAAACTCTTCAGTGAGTGCTCAATCATCATGAAACAGCcttaattaatataaacatcTAAAATGGTATCTTTGTCTTGATTCattgaaataagaaaatatgGAGGCAAGGGTAAATATAGGCCGAGTTACATTCAATGAAAGTTTTGCAGCAATTGGTACAGGAACTTCGCTCAGGTGAGATAGAGTTATCTGCTGTGAGACTTGAACAAATGAATCTAAATTTGTCTTGATCGGGAACTTTgcgttaatctttaaaaatgaaagggatatatatacatgcaagGGCTAGGTAGGGGTTGAGTGCAATATGAGGACCATAGTGCAGGCTtgattcatttttcaaaatgcttAAGATTCAGTGCAACTTTATCCGTACCAGGGTTCTTGTGAGAAAAAGGCTATCTTACAAATTTTCAGTCATCTATCAAGACTTTTGGgggctatttaaaaaaaaagagtctCCATGCACATGCCGTCCTCTGAAGGTAGGTAAAAATGGAATACCTATGACAGTACCATCTggtgcaaattttaaatcaccAAATATCTTCTTCACAGTCACGTCCGCGTGCTCAGCCGTTGAGCTACCATGAACTGCATTTTGGAGAATATTTTTGCCGTAAGCTGCACGTAATCTGAAAAAAAGGGGAGGGGTTAATGTGCTAAATTTTCTTGCATCCATAAACAATGCAAACAGCAGAAAATAATATTCTTTCGTGCCTTAATCCTGAAAAGAATTAAGtttgaaatatctttttattttattctttatttcaattaattcatttattttttttagaatcaaGCACCATGCATACTTAAACTTGAAGATAATAGTTACAGGTCTGATTTTTTGTTTAAGGGTTAATCgactttaaagaaaacaaataattaagaaaaacgCACGAGTCCGGGTTCTCTTCCTTAGCCTTTTCGGGGTCAGTTGGACCAATGACCTGTCTCCATCCTTGGACGGCATCCTCTCGTGATAGCACCATTATGTAAGTTGGTCCACTGTtgggaagaaaaaaattaatacaaatcgAAGAATATGTCTTACAACAGAGGAAATAATACACAAATGTAACTGGACCTTCAGCATTTGAACTTGAAACCCTTTATATAAAAGCAGAAGTTTATACTGCTGTTTGCTAAACATCAGCTAACATGTGAGATAATTACACGTAATATATCAAATGATTGATACATGGCATTGCCATGTACAATTATATCCATCCAAACGCCATTGCATTTGTGAGTAGGAGATTTTAAACGATCATGccaattaataaacataaagaCATTCTGTACGTTAACTTTGttctacaaatatttttaaaaatatttgtaaacacaAACTACTGCATATAAACACAGTTCAGCTTGTTCAATCAATATCCTATGTAGTATGATAAAGTTATATTTGccaaaatcaaatttgtttCTTAGTATTCATGCATCAAAGTATTCATATATGGATAAGTATTACATGTTTCTACTAGGTATTAcagtgagaaaaaataaaggcAAGTAGTTTTAACTTGATGATTGACTAACCTAGTCATGTGTTCCACTAAATCATCATAGTATTCCTTTCCTTTGTGCTCAGCATAGAACTCTTCTGCCAGCTCTCGGGTTAAATTCGTTTCTTTTTGTGCTGCAATCCTGAATCCAGACTCATGGATTCTGTCAATAATCTCATCTGTAAAAAGTAAAAGTAAGAGTAAGagtaaaaaataatcttaacCAAGATATTATTATACAGTTTCTGTAAATTCtgcaaatttgaaaatgttgttCTGTACCAGTGAATGTATAACAAAATGATgagatttcaaatttttttaaagaagagtTATGGGCCCCGGAGAATCAcataatccccccccccctttcaaaggaaaaaaaattacattatatcTGCACATGAATTTGTAAAATCTGTTCATTACTAAAAGAGTTTTATATATGAGTTTTACAACAAACCCTATAGAGTCCTGACTGCCTATCTTAAGCCATCCGATGTTCTATCCCAAAGCCTTTTGTAAACAGCTATAAGCATCTAGATCATGTTTCTTACCCTTTGTTCCAACAGCATCAGGTTTAATGACTGCAACTGTCTGTTCCATTGGGAAGAAGAATTCCAATTCTTTCTTGGCTGTCTCTTCTGAATCTGATCCATGCAACATGTTGATCTTGGTTTCTTCAAGAGCAAACTTTGCTCGTAAACTGAAAAATTGATAACAGAAAATCTgagttttattcatttcataCAAAACTGTCATGAGTTTCACATTAAGTAAATCTTTATAATACATCGTCCTCTTGATGTGGTTTGCTTACagttaatgggtttttttttaaagtaaatctaATTTTTATGTCCCTCTGGTACATGGAATAACCCTCACTTTggacaattacatgtacatacaattcaTTGTACTATAAGCATTACTTTACAGAATAGCTATAGAAATTCAATAAAAGagtatcatttttttctcatatttttcaCATGGAAATCCTTGTATTTAGTTTTGAAAATAAGTGCATGTAAATTTGGACACATAGTTTTTATggagaaataatttttctaGGCAAAAGGTAAATCCTATTTGAGGTGAACAATAGGGACAACAATTCCCATTAAAGCTCAGGTAATTTAATGAAGATTAATTCACCTCTCTGGTGCCTCTGATTTGGCTTTTTCTACTTCAGTGGGTCCCAGCATGTGTCTCCAGCCTGTGATGGCATCCTCTCTAGCCAGGCCAAGAGCCAAAACAGGAccactacaaaaaaaaaacaactgattACAATTCTTATAGTCAACAGcaacaaaaaaaggaaaagagaCATAAAAAAATCCATTGTATTTGAAGATTTAGCAAATCTTGTACAGTCCTGAAACAGCCCACCTTTATATATATCATGATTAAGcagcagttttatttttaatactgGAATTACAACCAAGAAATCAACACTTCATACTGCCAAACTGTACtaccggtattatttttaacaacaaatataTTAAGCATTCATGACTATTATTcacatggaatttttttttttttttgccaaaaaaaaaaatctttgtaggTAGATTTGGCAATGTAGATTTGGCAAAACTTTAATTTAGTAaatgcaaaatcaaaataattttccaCAACACAAACACCTCCATGCTTCTAGCAGAATTTGTGAATCAGTAAAGATCATCACCATGTCATCCTCGTGATGAGTTCCTCGAAGTAATCTTGGCCTTTGTGTTCCTTGTAGAACTCTTCAGCCATCTCTCTGGTGAGCTGCATCTCCTTCTGCATGGCCACCTTAAAGCCAGCTTCACTAATAGTTGCCAGGATATCCTCTATAGAAGAAGAATTGTACATTCATTAGCAATGTATACATAAGGTAAGTTAAGTAAAATCTGTAGCAATGCTTTCACAAAAAATAGAAATCTTTGGTCTAGCAGTTACCAACATTACAGGTTTATATCCTTGAATGTTGGAACTTCGATCTTCTTACCTAATTTTCCtcaaactcttttaaaaatgctGTACAAATGTTTATCGGATGACTATTTGCCCAACCTCAAACTACACAACAAATGTCTTACAAATGTTGGTAAAGGTGGAGATCCAAAATCTAGGACTAATGCAACAGTAGAAAAAGACAATGGTATACCTTTATGGTTCTTGAAGGCATCTGGTCTAATAAGAGCTAACGTTCTCTGAAGTTTGGGCTTTCCTTCTGCAGGTGGAGCAGCATAGTCTGGGAAGAAGAAGGCTAATTCCCTGAaagtcaaaaaatatttacatgagTATGTATGAGGAAATCATAATgagacgagagagagagagagagagagagagagagagagagagaagggtaGGTTAATTGTTTTGCAAGTATGCAAAACAAAGCAAAGGAGTTTCTCTTTATTCTATGTATTTACCTCATTGCCATATCTTCTGAGCTGCTGCCATGAAGAGCATTCATGAATGTCTTTTCACCATACTTGGCTCTCAAGCTAAAGATATAGATTAACATAcggtaaaaatgaaaatgtctttGTGAAATGATGTTGTCCAAAACTTTATTGTTAACTTTGTTTGAAACTGTCTCTTTTGGATTCTGACGACTAcacatttatatctaaatatacCATAACTAACATTGATATTGAGAGTGACTCCTACAATGAAGAATTTCTAGAATTGgtaatttaaaatatcttgttCTGGCTgatatataataaaactttcaaatatctCCAGATTCAGACCATTATTTTGTATAATCTATgacaccatcatcatcatcatcatcataatcaaataattctaattttcTTATTCCAGACAAATTTCTACATTAAATAACACCTCACCTCTCAGGCTTTGCCTCCTTAGCTTCCTCGACCGCTGTGGGACCAATCAGATCCCTGAACTCGCTGATGACGTTTTCTCCCGTTCTTCCCTTTGTAAGGACCAGGACGTGGGAGTTTCCACTGGTCATGAAGCTGACCAGTTCATCGAAGAATGGCTCCTCCTGCAGGTGACTGTAGAAACTCCTGACTTCCTCCTCTGTTAGGTGGCGCTCTTCATTCTTCAGGATTTCGATGCCATGGGCCTCAAtctgcattgaaaaaaaatttgagtgAATGTTGAATATTGTGATGTTCAATATGTGTAGAAGATTaccatgcatatacatgtatgaaaaacagattttttaaacGGCTTACAGTAAGACATAATCATTCAATCCAAGAAAGGGAAGTTCTTTCTTGAACAAAAGTAAGATGCAGTACGGTAAGTGAATGTAAAAAAAGACCCATTAAATTTGTCTCAAATTTGGGAAAAGTGTTTTGTTATCATCCTCATAATTTAacatcttttaaaattcttttaaagtaTATGTAGATAGTCAGTCATCATAttgcgtaaaaaaaaaaattaagttttaaatcTTACATCAGCAATGATCTCGGGCACTTTTCCGGCGGCCACAGCATCAGGCTTGATGAGACAAACGGTGATCTCTTTCTTTCCCTCTGAATCAAGcgaaaaaagaatataataaatcattattgCTTTTATTATGTCACAGCTGATACAAGAATCGGAAAGAAGAAAGTGTTACAAACAGTTATTGTTACAAGTGACTCTTATTTATTAAATCTTCATATGAGGAAAATAAAATCTAGTCTGTCGGTACAGGATGTGAGTTATCCAAAACTTCAATTCATGAATTATGAGAAAATACTAACAATTACAAATGattgaacatgttgaaaatCAGAATGTTAATTTTGAACATAAGTAAAAGATGGTGCATGGAATTATCTATGTGCTGGGGTTTGAAAAGAGCttacataaaataattgattcattcatacattattatttttttaaattaatggaaAATTAAGACACTGTAAAGGACTTTCTGAATATGATATCTGTACTGGGAATCAGAGATGCATGTATTAAATATCATTTGGTGAGAAAATCTAAAGCAACTCTGATTTTGGACATGCAACTATAAAGAtaacaattgtatgatgtatcACATCTATAGATACCAtgcaaataaaagaaataaacatattgTAAACAGAACTTGATTTAAGCTATAATGACAATATATAATATCGGGCTGATTATGGTATACATACTCAAAAGTAATATTAATTACATGCAATTATCAACTGAAAGAAAAGCTTCCATCAATTAACTTTAATTAGATTAGAAAAATCAATCCACATCTATGCAAAAATATGATAGGAATATGTTTTTTGATCATTCAGCAACATGCATATATAGAATGTCAAGTCATTCAAAACGAAATATAataagataatacatgtatttggttacaattgttattataaatttagCAATGATTTCCGACGGTAAAGTGATTTGCTGAACAAAACTGACTTCAAAGCCtgatataaacagaaaaaaacaaagtaTATATATAAGGACTATGAATAATAGTGGGGATTGCAATGTGGTTAAAACCTGAACCTGGTTTCAAATCATCTGGGTCCCCATAATTAACTATTTCTCCCTTATAGCTCATCCTCTTGCCTGCAGAAAAgtacatataaaaatttttgATGTATATCGGTAATTCCTTTTTAAAGTTTACTTTAAAGAAGATAAAGTTTTT from Crassostrea angulata isolate pt1a10 chromosome 7, ASM2561291v2, whole genome shotgun sequence includes:
- the LOC128157541 gene encoding thioredoxin domain-containing protein 3 homolog isoform X2 is translated as MARRKQEAQLQQEIETQEEWEDMLSKEGLFVVDVYQQWSGRCACILPLLKRIGVETGGDSNLHFRVAKADTIDALEKYRGHCEPCFLFYAGGVLVAVVRGANSPKILRTITEQLQQEHKVIDGQSERKEIKDPYISQLESQEKLDEDDQEKEEEDAKNRPQSRFAKEGKKEITVCLIKPDAVAAGKVPEIIADIEAHGIEILKNEERHLTEEEVRSFYSHLQEEPFFDELVSFMTSGNSHVLVLTKGRTGENVISEFRDLIGPTAVEEAKEAKPESLRAKYGEKTFMNALHGSSSEDMAMRELAFFFPDYAAPPAEGKPKLQRTLALIRPDAFKNHKEDILATISEAGFKVAMQKEMQLTREMAEEFYKEHKGQDYFEELITRMTCGPVLALGLAREDAITGWRHMLGPTEVEKAKSEAPESLRAKFALEETKINMLHGSDSEETAKKELEFFFPMEQTVAVIKPDAVGTKDEIIDRIHESGFRIAAQKETNLTRELAEEFYAEHKGKEYYDDLVEHMTSGPTYIMVLSREDAVQGWRQVIGPTDPEKAKEENPDSLRAAYGKNILQNAVHGSSTAEHADVTVKKIFGDLKFAPDGTVIAEDVPEQQEKKEGEEDTEAGEGKEPTNETNEPVLSEEPTEKTQQEPVTTSNTEKEQTAPEFKEEEKKEEEPPKEDATKEESKPAEESKPAEEESKPAEESKPAEEESKPAEEPKPEESKPAEEAPKEEEKKPESPKPNEEQKAEEPKSEEAKTDDAKAEEAKAEESEPKTEQTESNEEQKPAEEGEKKEEEKKEEEKKEEAPAEQG
- the LOC128157541 gene encoding thioredoxin domain-containing protein 3 homolog isoform X1, which gives rise to MARRKQEAQLQQEIETQEEWEDMLSKEGLFVVDVYQQWSGRCACILPLLKRIGVETGGDSNLHFRVAKADTIDALEKYRGHCEPCFLFYAGGVLVAVVRGANSPKILRTITEQLQQEHKVIDGQSERKEIKDPYISQLESQEKLDEDDQEKEEEDAKNRPQSRFAKEGKKEITVCLIKPDAVAAGKVPEIIADIEAHGIEILKNEERHLTEEEVRSFYSHLQEEPFFDELVSFMTSGNSHVLVLTKGRTGENVISEFRDLIGPTAVEEAKEAKPESLRAKYGEKTFMNALHGSSSEDMAMRELAFFFPDYAAPPAEGKPKLQRTLALIRPDAFKNHKEDILATISEAGFKVAMQKEMQLTREMAEEFYKEHKGQDYFEELITRMTCGPVLALGLAREDAITGWRHMLGPTEVEKAKSEAPESLRAKFALEETKINMLHGSDSEETAKKELEFFFPMEQTVAVIKPDAVGTKDEIIDRIHESGFRIAAQKETNLTRELAEEFYAEHKGKEYYDDLVEHMTSGPTYIMVLSREDAVQGWRQVIGPTDPEKAKEENPDSLRAAYGKNILQNAVHGSSTAEHADVTVKKIFGDLKFAPDGTVIAEDVPEQQEKKEGEEDTEAGEGKEPTNETNEPVLSEEPTEKTQQEPVTTSNTEKEQTAPEFKEEEKKEEEPPKEDATKEESKPAEESKPAEEESKPAEESKPAEEESKPAEEPKPEVESKPAEEAPKEEEKKPESPKPNEEQKAEEPKSEEAKTDDAKAEEAKAEESEPKTEQTESNEEQKPAEEGEKKEEEKKEEEKKEEAPAEQG
- the LOC128157541 gene encoding thioredoxin domain-containing protein 3 homolog isoform X15, producing the protein MARRKQEAQLQQEIETQEEWEDMLSKEGLFVVDVYQQWSGRCACILPLLKRIGVETGGDSNLHFRVAKADTIDALEKYRGHCEPCFLFYAGGVLVAVVRGANSPKILRTITEQLQQEHKVIDGQSERKEIKDPYISQLESQEKLDEDDQEKEEEDAKNRPQSRFAKEGKKEITVCLIKPDAVAAGKVPEIIADIEAHGIEILKNEERHLTEEEVRSFYSHLQEEPFFDELVSFMTSGNSHVLVLTKGRTGENVISEFRDLIGPTAVEEAKEAKPESLRAKYGEKTFMNALHGSSSEDMAMRELAFFFPDYAAPPAEGKPKLQRTLALIRPDAFKNHKEDILATISEAGFKVAMQKEMQLTREMAEEFYKEHKGQDYFEELITRMTCGPVLALGLAREDAITGWRHMLGPTEVEKAKSEAPESLRAKFALEETKINMLHGSDSEETAKKELEFFFPMEQTVAVIKPDAVGTKDEIIDRIHESGFRIAAQKETNLTRELAEEFYAEHKGKEYYDDLVEHMTSGPTYIMVLSREDAVQGWRQVIGPTDPEKAKEENPDSLRAAYGKNILQNAVHGSSTAEHADVTVKKIFAEDVPEQQEKKGEEDTEAGEGKEPTNETNEPVLSEEPTEKTQQEEKKEEEPPKEDATKEESKPAEESKPAEEESKPAEESKPAEEESKPAEEPKPEVESKPAEEAPKEEEKKPESPKPNEEQKAEEPKSEEAKTDDAKAEEAKAEESEPKTEQTESNEEQKPAEEGEKKEEEKKEEEKKEEAPAEQG
- the LOC128157541 gene encoding thioredoxin domain-containing protein 3 homolog isoform X16, whose protein sequence is MARRKQEAQLQQEIETQEEWEDMLSKEGLFVVDVYQQWSGRCACILPLLKRIGVETGGDSNLHFRVAKADTIDALEKYRGHCEPCFLFYAGGVLVAVVRGANSPKILRTITEQLQQEHKVIDGQSERKEIKDPYISQLESQEKLDEDDQEKEEEDAKNRPQSRFAKEGKKEITVCLIKPDAVAAGKVPEIIADIEAHGIEILKNEERHLTEEEVRSFYSHLQEEPFFDELVSFMTSGNSHVLVLTKGRTGENVISEFRDLIGPTAVEEAKEAKPESLRAKYGEKTFMNALHGSSSEDMAMRELAFFFPDYAAPPAEGKPKLQRTLALIRPDAFKNHKEDILATISEAGFKVAMQKEMQLTREMAEEFYKEHKGQDYFEELITRMTCGPVLALGLAREDAITGWRHMLGPTEVEKAKSEAPESLRAKFALEETKINMLHGSDSEETAKKELEFFFPMEQTVAVIKPDAVGTKDEIIDRIHESGFRIAAQKETNLTRELAEEFYAEHKGKEYYDDLVEHMTSGPTYIMVLSREDAVQGWRQVIGPTDPEKAKEENPDSLRAAYGKNILQNAVHGSSTAEHADVTVKKIFGDLKFAPDGTVIAEDVPEQQEKKEPVTTSNTEKEQTAPEFKEEEKKEEEPPKEDATKEESKPAEESKPAEEESKPAEESKPAEEESKPAEEPKPEVESKPAEEAPKEEEKKPESPKPNEEQKAEEPKSEEAKTDDAKAEEAKAEESEPKTEQTESNEEQKPAEEGEKKEEEKKEEEKKEEAPAEQG
- the LOC128157541 gene encoding thioredoxin domain-containing protein 3 homolog isoform X21; protein product: MARRKQEAQLQQEIETQEEWEDMLSKEGLFVVDVYQQWSGRCACILPLLKRIGVETGGDSNLHFRVAKADTIDALEKYRGHCEPCFLFYAGGVLVAVVRGANSPKILRTITEQLQQEHKVIDGQSERKEIKDPYISQLESQEKLDEDDQEKEEEDAKNRPQSRFAKEGKKEITVCLIKPDAVAAGKVPEIIADIEAHGIEILKNEERHLTEEEVRSFYSHLQEEPFFDELVSFMTSGNSHVLVLTKGRTGENVISEFRDLIGPTAVEEAKEAKPESLRAKYGEKTFMNALHGSSSEDMAMRELAFFFPDYAAPPAEGKPKLQRTLALIRPDAFKNHKEDILATISEAGFKVAMQKEMQLTREMAEEFYKEHKGQDYFEELITRMTCGPVLALGLAREDAITGWRHMLGPTEVEKAKSEAPESLRAKFALEETKINMLHGSDSEETAKKELEFFFPMEQTVAVIKPDAVGTKDEIIDRIHESGFRIAAQKETNLTRELAEEFYAEHKGKEYYDDLVEHMTSGPTYIMVLSREDAVQGWRQVIGPTDPEKAKEENPDSLRAAYGKNILQNAVHGSSTAEHADVTVKKIFAEDVPEQQEKKEEKKEEEPPKEDATKEESKPAEESKPAEEESKPAEESKPAEEESKPAEEPKPEVESKPAEEAPKEEEKKPESPKPNEEQKAEEPKSEEAKTDDAKAEEAKAEESEPKTEQTESNEEQKPAEEGEKKEEEKKEEEKKEEAPAEQG
- the LOC128157541 gene encoding thioredoxin domain-containing protein 3 homolog isoform X20, yielding MARRKQEAQLQQEIETQEEWEDMLSKEGLFVVDVYQQWSGRCACILPLLKRIGVETGGDSNLHFRVAKADTIDALEKYRGHCEPCFLFYAGGVLVAVVRGANSPKILRTITEQLQQEHKVIDGQSERKEIKDPYISQLESQEKLDEDDQEKEEEDAKNRPQSRFAKEGKKEITVCLIKPDAVAAGKVPEIIADIEAHGIEILKNEERHLTEEEVRSFYSHLQEEPFFDELVSFMTSGNSHVLVLTKGRTGENVISEFRDLIGPTAVEEAKEAKPESLRAKYGEKTFMNALHGSSSEDMAMRELAFFFPDYAAPPAEGKPKLQRTLALIRPDAFKNHKEDILATISEAGFKVAMQKEMQLTREMAEEFYKEHKGQDYFEELITRMTCGPVLALGLAREDAITGWRHMLGPTEVEKAKSEAPESLRAKFALEETKINMLHGSDSEETAKKELEFFFPMEQTVAVIKPDAVGTKDEIIDRIHESGFRIAAQKETNLTRELAEEFYAEHKGKEYYDDLVEHMTSGPTYIMVLSREDAVQGWRQVIGPTDPEKAKEENPDSLRAAYGKNILQNAVHGSSTAEHADVTVKKIFGDLKFAPDAEDVPEQQEKKEEKKEEEPPKEDATKEESKPAEESKPAEEESKPAEESKPAEEESKPAEEPKPEVESKPAEEAPKEEEKKPESPKPNEEQKAEEPKSEEAKTDDAKAEEAKAEESEPKTEQTESNEEQKPAEEGEKKEEEKKEEEKKEEAPAEQG